The nucleotide sequence TTATTTACTCCAGAAAACCTAAAAGATGCTGATGCTGTTCTGGCGATGTATCACGATCAGGGCTTACCTGTGTTAAAATCACAGGGCTTTGGTGAAGCCATTAATATTACCCTCGGCTTACCGTTTATTCGAACTTCTGTTGATCATGGCACAGCACTCTCCCTTGCGGGGACGGGACTTGCGAAAAGTTCCAGCCTGCACGTTGCTGTCGATTTAGCCCTCGATCTGGCGCGCCACTGATTATTGTTCATCACTCACGTTGGAAATGTTTTTATGTATCAAATTAATGCCTTAAACCCAAAAGATGAAGGGCATCAGGCTCGAAAAAGATTTGGTCAAAACTTTTTACATGACCAGCGTGTCATTGCCAAAATTGTACGCTCAGTCAATCCGCGTCCAGGTCAGAACATTCTGGAAATTGGCCCGGGTCTGGCCGCTTTGACTTCACCTTTAATTGGCGAATGTGATGCCTTAACCGTACTTGAGCTGGATCGTGATCTGGCTGCTGGTCTGCCGGGTCGTGTGCCGCATCCGGAACGTTTAACCATTATTGAAGCCGATGCCTTGAGATATGATTATTCTCAATTGTTTCAGGAAGATCGTCCACTACGTGTCGTCGGTAACTTGCCTTATAATATTTCTACGCCATTGTTATTCCATCTTTTGGAATTTGGTGACAAAGTGCAAGACATGCATTTCATGCTACAAAAAGAAGTCGTGGATCGCATTACCGCATCACCGAATACCAAAGAATATGGCCGTCTGTCGGTGATGATTCAATATTTCTGTAAACCGACTTTCTTATTCGAAGTGCCACCTGGATCTTTTAATCCGCCTCCAAAAGTGACCTCAGCGGTATTCCGTTTAGAGCCTTATAAAGTTAAACCGATTGTGGCGAAGAATGAAAAAGCGCTGGCACGTCTGGTATCGCATGTCTTTACCCAGCGTCGTAAAACTCTGCGTAACAGCTTGAAGGGTATGCTGGTCGAAGAAGGTTTTGAAAAAGCGGGTGTTGATCCGATGGCGCGTCCAGAAACCCTAACCCTTGAACAGTTTGTTGCACTTTCAGATCAAATGGTGGCTTAAATTACGATGAACCGCACTGCTCGATATAATTATGTGATTGGGGATGTTCAAGGTTGTTTTGAGGCCTTGAAAGCTTTACTCAAGGAAATCCAGTTTGATGCAGAACAAGATTTTATCTGGTTTGCTGGAGATTTGGTTGCACGTGGTGAAAACTCAATCGCTGCATTGCGGTTTATCAAAAAGCTGGCTGAACAAGGTGCGGCTGCGACGGTCTTGGGAAATCATGATTTGACTTTGCTGGCTTATGCCCGTGGTATCAAGCCAGTAAAAGAAAAAGACAATGTCCGTGATGTGATTGATGCGATCGACAGTGATGACCTGATTGACTGGCTGCGCAAACAGCCAATGTGTCTATTTCCAAATGAGCAGACTATTCTGACGCATGCTGGAATTCCGAATATCTGGAGTGCAGAAAAAACTGCTCAATTGGCACAAGAAGTTGAAGCGATCATTGCTCATGATGACTTTGATGTGCTGGATGATTTCCTGAAAGAAATGTTCGGGAAAGAACCAGCACTCTGGTCGGATCAACTACAAGGCCATGAACGTATTCGCTGTATCGTGAATTACTTGACCCGGATGCGTTTAATCGATGCTAAGGGACGCCTGGAATACAGCTTTAAAGATGCGCT is from Acinetobacter lwoffii and encodes:
- the rsmA gene encoding 16S rRNA (adenine(1518)-N(6)/adenine(1519)-N(6))-dimethyltransferase RsmA, coding for MYQINALNPKDEGHQARKRFGQNFLHDQRVIAKIVRSVNPRPGQNILEIGPGLAALTSPLIGECDALTVLELDRDLAAGLPGRVPHPERLTIIEADALRYDYSQLFQEDRPLRVVGNLPYNISTPLLFHLLEFGDKVQDMHFMLQKEVVDRITASPNTKEYGRLSVMIQYFCKPTFLFEVPPGSFNPPPKVTSAVFRLEPYKVKPIVAKNEKALARLVSHVFTQRRKTLRNSLKGMLVEEGFEKAGVDPMARPETLTLEQFVALSDQMVA
- a CDS encoding symmetrical bis(5'-nucleosyl)-tetraphosphatase, which encodes MNRTARYNYVIGDVQGCFEALKALLKEIQFDAEQDFIWFAGDLVARGENSIAALRFIKKLAEQGAAATVLGNHDLTLLAYARGIKPVKEKDNVRDVIDAIDSDDLIDWLRKQPMCLFPNEQTILTHAGIPNIWSAEKTAQLAQEVEAIIAHDDFDVLDDFLKEMFGKEPALWSDQLQGHERIRCIVNYLTRMRLIDAKGRLEYSFKDALDDPMPQGFKPWFEFESQAAQTHQILFGHWAALNGKTISNKIQNVDGGCVWGNQLMAFRLEDQQMFAVDNPVI